Proteins from one Azospirillum ramasamyi genomic window:
- a CDS encoding AsmA family protein, whose translation MAAGAGSVFKWIGYGLLGLVGLAVVGVGAFLLLFDWNDARGFVAGRASAALNREVAIDGDLRVHLGNPIRIHVEGLRVANAQWAREQGGEKDMVAIQALDATLRPWPLLRGDWELPELKFQGPKLILEKNGQGEANWNFGPPNAEKEVAKEAATPDDRGDIPVIERLVIADGRLRYRDPTSDIDIDNTINTATGGNDVDTVRLDGKGSFAGKPFTLAAEGGSLLYLRDDPKPYPMKIEAAIGKTEGRIEGSVAEPVKMEGIDLSVALSGNDLAEIFPILGIPTPKTRPYSISGHLSREGGLWAFHRMNGKVGESDLSGDLSVDTNGERPMVKADLTSNRLAAQDLAGLVGASPRGSDDYPTRGNNRVIPSTPINVEKLRNTDMDVRLRGKRVEAPFTPLQDLDMRVKLTNGDLHFDPLSLGIGGGRIAGMVQVDGSRKVPALRTNLDVRAVKLSTFFSETSFAGQIGGTVAGRIQLAGSGNTVADLLATSDGKVGVSVDGGRVTSLAVKGLKTNILETLGVVISGSEPLPFNCLVGNLSVEKGIARAEALVLDTPETLVTGKGTISLRNEGLDLRIVGDSKSPQVFATHVPVLVGGTLGDPDIGVDPTESAARGAAAVALGVLLTPLAGVLPFLDPGSDEQPQCGRLVRDARSPEKGAPASGRSGNGRGEGKASGSAR comes from the coding sequence ATGGCAGCGGGAGCGGGGTCGGTGTTCAAATGGATCGGCTACGGCCTGCTGGGTCTGGTCGGTCTCGCCGTCGTCGGCGTCGGCGCGTTTCTGCTGCTGTTCGACTGGAACGATGCCCGCGGCTTCGTCGCCGGCCGGGCCTCGGCCGCGCTGAACCGCGAGGTCGCCATCGACGGCGACCTGCGCGTCCATCTCGGCAATCCGATCCGCATCCATGTCGAAGGCCTGCGCGTCGCCAATGCCCAATGGGCGCGGGAGCAGGGCGGAGAAAAGGACATGGTGGCGATCCAGGCGCTGGACGCCACGCTGCGGCCCTGGCCCCTGCTCCGCGGCGACTGGGAGCTGCCGGAACTGAAGTTCCAGGGCCCCAAGCTGATCCTGGAGAAGAACGGGCAGGGCGAGGCCAATTGGAATTTCGGCCCGCCCAATGCGGAAAAGGAGGTGGCGAAGGAGGCCGCGACCCCCGACGACCGCGGCGACATCCCGGTGATCGAGCGGCTGGTGATCGCCGACGGCCGGCTGCGCTACCGCGACCCCACCAGCGACATCGACATCGACAACACCATCAACACCGCCACCGGCGGCAACGACGTCGACACTGTGCGGCTGGACGGCAAGGGCAGCTTCGCCGGAAAGCCCTTCACCCTGGCGGCGGAGGGCGGCTCGCTGCTCTACCTGCGCGACGATCCCAAGCCCTATCCGATGAAGATCGAGGCCGCCATCGGCAAGACCGAGGGCCGCATCGAAGGCTCGGTGGCGGAGCCGGTGAAGATGGAGGGCATCGACCTGTCGGTGGCGCTCAGCGGCAACGATCTGGCGGAAATCTTCCCGATCCTCGGCATCCCGACGCCGAAGACGCGCCCCTATTCCATCTCCGGCCACCTGTCGCGCGAAGGGGGCCTGTGGGCCTTCCACCGCATGAACGGCAAGGTCGGCGAAAGCGACCTGTCCGGCGACCTGTCGGTCGACACCAACGGCGAACGGCCGATGGTGAAGGCCGACCTCACCTCCAACCGGCTGGCGGCGCAGGATCTGGCCGGCCTCGTCGGCGCCTCGCCGCGCGGCAGCGACGATTACCCGACCCGCGGCAACAACCGGGTCATTCCGTCCACCCCGATCAACGTGGAGAAGCTGCGCAACACCGACATGGATGTCCGGCTGCGCGGCAAGCGGGTCGAGGCGCCCTTCACGCCGCTCCAGGATCTGGACATGCGCGTCAAGCTGACGAACGGCGACCTGCATTTCGATCCGCTGTCGCTGGGCATCGGCGGCGGGCGGATCGCCGGCATGGTGCAGGTGGACGGCAGCCGCAAGGTTCCGGCCCTGCGCACCAACCTGGACGTCCGCGCCGTGAAGCTGTCGACCTTCTTCAGCGAAACCTCCTTCGCCGGGCAGATCGGCGGCACGGTGGCCGGCCGCATCCAGCTGGCCGGCAGCGGCAACACGGTGGCCGACCTGCTGGCGACCTCCGACGGCAAGGTCGGCGTCTCGGTCGACGGCGGGCGGGTCACCAGCCTCGCGGTCAAGGGGCTGAAGACCAACATCCTGGAGACGCTGGGCGTGGTGATCTCCGGGTCGGAGCCGCTGCCCTTCAACTGCCTGGTCGGCAACCTGTCGGTGGAGAAGGGCATCGCCCGCGCCGAGGCGCTGGTGCTGGACACGCCCGAAACCCTGGTCACCGGCAAGGGGACGATCAGCCTGCGCAACGAGGGGCTCGACCTGCGGATCGTCGGCGATTCCAAATCGCCGCAGGTGTTCGCCACCCATGTGCCGGTGCTGGTCGGCGGCACGCTGGGCGATCCCGACATCGGCGTCGATCCCACCGAGTCGGCGGCCCGCGGCGCCGCGGCGGTGGCGCTGGGCGTGCTGCTGACTCCGCTGGCCGGCGTGCTGCCCTTCCTTGACCCAGGCAGTGATGAGCAGCCACAGTGTGGCCGGCTGGTGCGGGACGCCCGCTCCCCCGAAAAGGGAGCGCCGGCGTCCGGCAGGTCGGGCAATGGCCGTGGTGAGGGAAAGGCGTCGGGTTCGGCGCGCTGA
- a CDS encoding ABC transporter permease — translation MSANHSPQTASQRIAWITTVVVGTLVLFFLMAPILAIVPLSFSSSTYLTYPLPGLSLRWYEDFLGSARWMNALKNSMIIGVASAVLSMVLGTLASLGLAQWKSKWKPLVLAVVLSPMVVPVVITAVGVYFFFAPLGLTGNYLGLILVHTALATPFVVITVSATLQSFDMTLARAAASLGAPPLLTFRKVILPLILPGLASGALFAFATSFDEVVTVLFLAGPEQRTLPREMFSGIRENISPTITAVAVVLTVISVCMLSTLELLRRRNERLKGNAG, via the coding sequence TTGAGCGCGAACCATTCCCCCCAGACCGCCAGCCAGCGCATCGCCTGGATCACGACGGTCGTCGTCGGCACGCTGGTGCTGTTCTTCCTGATGGCGCCGATCCTGGCGATCGTGCCGCTGTCCTTCAGCTCCAGCACCTATCTGACCTATCCGCTGCCGGGCCTCTCGCTGCGCTGGTACGAGGATTTCCTCGGTTCCGCGCGCTGGATGAACGCGCTGAAGAACAGCATGATCATCGGCGTGGCCTCGGCGGTCCTGTCGATGGTGCTGGGCACGCTGGCCTCGCTGGGACTGGCCCAGTGGAAGAGCAAGTGGAAGCCGCTGGTGCTGGCCGTCGTGCTGTCGCCGATGGTGGTCCCGGTCGTCATCACCGCGGTCGGCGTCTATTTCTTCTTCGCGCCGCTGGGTCTGACCGGCAACTATCTGGGCCTGATCCTGGTCCACACCGCGCTGGCGACCCCCTTCGTCGTCATCACCGTGTCGGCGACGCTGCAGAGCTTCGACATGACGCTGGCCCGCGCCGCCGCCTCGCTCGGCGCGCCGCCGCTGCTCACCTTCCGCAAGGTGATCCTGCCGCTGATCCTGCCGGGTCTGGCGTCTGGCGCGCTGTTCGCCTTCGCCACCAGCTTCGACGAGGTGGTGACGGTCCTCTTCCTCGCCGGGCCGGAGCAGCGCACCCTGCCGCGTGAGATGTTCAGCGGCATCCGCGAGAACATCAGCCCCACCATCACCGCGGTGGCGGTGGTGCTGACGGTGATCTCGGTGTGCATGCTGTCGACGCTGGAACTGCTGCGCCGCCGCAACGAGCGGCTGAAGGGGAATGCGGGGTAG
- the gabT gene encoding 4-aminobutyrate--2-oxoglutarate transaminase → MSTNQSFVARREAAVSRGISAGMPFYIDRAENAEMWDVEGKRFIDFAGGIAVLNTGHRHPKVMEAVKGQMERFTHTCAMVTPYDSFVELAEKLNALVPGPTPKKTAFFTTGAEAVENAVKIARASTGRPGVVAFSGGFHGRTLLTMGLTGKVVPYKVGFGPFPAEIFHVPFPNAYRGISEAESLKALDTLFKADVDASRVAAIIIEPVQGEGGFNIASPSFLQAIRAVCDKHGIVMIVDEIQTGFARTGKMFAVEHAGIEPDLVTMAKSLAGGFPLSAVTGKAALMDAPIPGGLGGTYAGSPLATTAALAVIDVIEEEKLIERAEKLGERIAGRFRAMAQRNSLSVIGDVRNLGAMIAMELVTDRETKEPAADLTKALVAKAAEKGLILLSCGTYANVIRVLVPLTASDALVDEGLDIIERSLEELVSA, encoded by the coding sequence ATGAGCACCAACCAGTCGTTCGTCGCCCGTCGCGAGGCTGCCGTTTCCCGTGGTATTTCCGCCGGCATGCCCTTTTACATCGACCGCGCTGAAAACGCCGAGATGTGGGACGTCGAGGGCAAGCGCTTCATCGACTTCGCCGGCGGCATCGCCGTGCTGAATACCGGCCACCGTCACCCGAAGGTGATGGAGGCGGTGAAGGGCCAGATGGAGCGCTTCACCCACACCTGCGCGATGGTCACGCCGTATGACAGCTTCGTCGAACTGGCGGAGAAGCTGAACGCGCTGGTCCCCGGCCCGACGCCGAAGAAGACCGCCTTCTTCACCACCGGCGCCGAGGCGGTGGAAAACGCCGTCAAGATCGCCCGCGCCTCCACCGGCCGTCCCGGCGTGGTCGCCTTCTCCGGCGGCTTCCACGGCCGCACGCTGCTGACCATGGGCCTGACCGGCAAGGTCGTGCCCTACAAGGTCGGCTTCGGTCCCTTCCCGGCCGAAATCTTCCATGTGCCGTTCCCCAACGCCTATCGCGGCATCAGCGAGGCGGAGAGCCTGAAGGCGCTGGACACCCTGTTCAAGGCCGACGTCGACGCCAGCCGCGTCGCCGCCATCATCATCGAGCCGGTGCAGGGCGAGGGCGGCTTCAACATCGCCAGCCCGTCCTTCCTGCAGGCGATCCGCGCGGTCTGCGACAAGCACGGCATCGTCATGATCGTCGACGAGATCCAGACCGGCTTCGCCCGCACCGGCAAGATGTTCGCCGTCGAGCATGCCGGGATCGAGCCGGACCTCGTCACCATGGCCAAGAGCCTGGCCGGCGGCTTCCCGCTGTCCGCCGTCACCGGCAAGGCCGCCCTGATGGACGCGCCGATCCCCGGCGGCCTCGGCGGCACCTATGCCGGCAGCCCGCTGGCGACGACCGCGGCGCTGGCCGTCATCGACGTCATCGAGGAAGAGAAGCTGATCGAGCGCGCCGAGAAGCTCGGTGAGCGCATCGCCGGCCGCTTCCGCGCCATGGCCCAGCGCAACAGCCTGTCGGTGATCGGCGACGTCCGCAACCTGGGCGCCATGATCGCCATGGAGCTGGTGACCGACCGCGAGACCAAGGAGCCGGCCGCCGACCTGACCAAGGCGCTGGTCGCCAAGGCTGCGGAGAAGGGCCTGATCCTGCTGTCCTGCGGCACCTACGCCAACGTCATCCGCGTCCTGGTCCCGCTGACCGCCTCCGATGCCCTGGTCGACGAAGGCCTGGACATCATCGAGCGCTCGCTGGAAGAACTGGTGTCGGCGTAA
- a CDS encoding DMT family transporter, protein MTAAPATDTRLGILMMLGGMTLFTLNDALGKWLVADHSVAMLIAVRSLFGLAVLAPMIWREGVARVFAVDRLPLHILRVFLMTVDVACFYWAVGYLPLADVMTIYMSAPLIVTALSVLVLGESVGWRRWAAVLVGFVGVVIVLNPTGRFDLWPSLVALLGAVIFSAGVISTRVLRSASSLTLVGNQMVGGVLIGGAALPWSWSAPGWLGFFLLGLLGITALAGHAMMNRSLQLSPAAVVVPFQYVAILWAVILDFAVWGTAPTARIGLGAALIIGSGLFIVYREQRLKRGVAAEGVAEVP, encoded by the coding sequence ATGACCGCGGCACCCGCGACCGACACCCGCCTCGGCATCCTGATGATGCTGGGCGGGATGACGCTTTTCACGCTGAACGACGCGCTCGGCAAGTGGCTGGTGGCCGACCATTCCGTCGCAATGCTGATCGCCGTGCGCAGCCTGTTCGGGCTGGCGGTGCTGGCGCCGATGATCTGGCGCGAGGGCGTGGCGAGGGTCTTCGCCGTCGACCGGCTGCCGCTGCACATCCTGCGCGTCTTCCTGATGACGGTGGACGTCGCCTGCTTCTACTGGGCGGTCGGCTATCTGCCCCTGGCCGACGTGATGACCATCTACATGTCGGCGCCGCTGATCGTCACCGCGCTGTCGGTGCTGGTCCTGGGGGAAAGCGTGGGCTGGCGCCGCTGGGCGGCGGTGCTGGTGGGGTTCGTCGGCGTCGTCATCGTGCTGAACCCGACCGGCCGCTTCGACCTGTGGCCGTCGCTGGTGGCGCTGCTGGGTGCGGTGATCTTCTCCGCCGGCGTGATCTCCACCCGCGTCCTGCGCTCCGCCTCCAGCCTGACGCTGGTCGGCAACCAGATGGTCGGCGGCGTCCTGATCGGCGGCGCGGCGCTGCCCTGGTCCTGGTCGGCGCCGGGCTGGCTCGGCTTCTTCCTGCTGGGACTGCTGGGCATCACCGCGCTGGCCGGCCACGCCATGATGAACCGCTCGCTGCAACTCAGCCCGGCCGCGGTGGTGGTGCCGTTCCAGTATGTGGCGATCCTGTGGGCGGTGATCCTCGACTTCGCCGTCTGGGGCACCGCGCCGACCGCCCGCATCGGGCTGGGGGCCGCGCTGATCATCGGCAGCGGCCTGTTCATCGTCTACCGCGAACAGCGCCTCAAGCGCGGCGTCGCGGCGGAAGGGGTGGCGGAGGTGCCGTGA
- a CDS encoding cupin domain-containing protein, whose translation MEFDVGARLKQIREQHGLSQRALAQRAGVTNGTISLIEQNRSSPSVSSLRKVLQGIPMTLAEFFSSDDLPPPEQIFFKDDELIELAGELKGTVGQISFRQVGDLRSRNLQILHERYAPGADTGRTMLQHESEEGGIVIKGQIELTVGERKQLLGPGDAYFFDSRVPHRFRNVGEEECELISACTPPYL comes from the coding sequence ATGGAATTCGACGTCGGCGCAAGGCTGAAGCAGATCCGCGAACAGCATGGGCTGTCCCAGCGGGCGCTCGCCCAGCGAGCCGGAGTGACCAACGGTACAATTTCCCTGATCGAGCAGAACCGCAGCAGCCCGTCGGTCTCCTCGCTGCGCAAGGTGCTCCAGGGCATCCCGATGACCCTTGCCGAATTCTTCTCCTCCGACGACCTGCCGCCGCCCGAGCAGATCTTCTTCAAGGACGACGAACTGATCGAACTGGCCGGCGAGCTGAAGGGCACCGTCGGCCAGATCTCCTTCCGGCAGGTGGGCGACCTGCGCAGCCGGAACCTGCAGATCCTCCACGAACGCTACGCCCCCGGCGCCGACACCGGCCGCACCATGCTCCAGCACGAATCGGAAGAGGGCGGCATCGTCATCAAGGGACAGATCGAGCTGACGGTGGGGGAGCGCAAGCAGCTGCTCGGCCCCGGCGACGCCTATTTCTTCGACAGCCGCGTGCCCCATCGGTTCCGCAACGTCGGCGAGGAGGAGTGCGAACTGATCAGCGCCTGCACGCCGCCGTATCTGTGA
- a CDS encoding NAD-dependent succinate-semialdehyde dehydrogenase has translation MLSLNDQGLLRSKGYVNGAWRAADSGKSFPVTNPATGAVIAEVSDMGAAETREAIDAANAALPAWKAKTAKERAAILRRWYDLILAAQEDLAQLMTAEQGKPLAESRGEVVYGASFIEWFAEEGKRAYGDVIPSFAANKRIVVLKEAIGVVAAITPWNFPNAMITRKVAPALAAGCTVVVKPAEDTPLSALALAELAERAGFPAGVFNIVMGRDPVAIGNELTHSPIVRKVSFTGSTEVGKLLMRQSASTVKKVSLELGGNAPFIVFDDADLDEAVKGAMASKYRNAGQTCVCANRLLVQAGVYDAFAAKLAEAVKALKVGNGAEAGVTQGPLINADAVAKVEELMGDALEKGAKVAVGGKRHALGGTFFEPTILTGITTEMRVAREEIFGPVAPLFKFETEEDAIRMANDTEFGLAAYFYSRDIGRVWRVAEKLEYGIVGINEGIISTEVAPFGGVKESGIGREGSKYGLDDFMEVKYLCVGLGA, from the coding sequence ATGCTGTCGTTGAACGACCAGGGCCTTCTCCGAAGCAAAGGCTACGTGAATGGTGCGTGGCGCGCGGCCGATTCCGGGAAGAGCTTCCCGGTCACCAACCCCGCCACCGGCGCCGTCATCGCCGAAGTGTCCGACATGGGCGCCGCCGAGACGCGCGAGGCGATCGATGCCGCCAACGCCGCCCTGCCGGCCTGGAAGGCCAAGACCGCCAAGGAGCGCGCGGCGATCCTGCGCCGCTGGTACGACCTGATCCTCGCCGCGCAGGAGGATCTGGCCCAGCTGATGACCGCCGAGCAGGGCAAGCCCCTGGCCGAGTCCCGCGGAGAGGTCGTCTACGGCGCATCCTTCATCGAGTGGTTCGCGGAAGAGGGCAAGCGCGCTTATGGCGACGTGATCCCGTCCTTCGCCGCCAACAAGCGCATCGTCGTCCTGAAGGAAGCCATCGGCGTCGTCGCGGCGATCACGCCCTGGAACTTCCCGAACGCCATGATCACCCGCAAGGTCGCCCCGGCCCTGGCCGCCGGCTGCACCGTGGTGGTCAAGCCGGCCGAGGACACCCCGCTGTCGGCCCTGGCGCTGGCCGAACTGGCCGAGCGCGCCGGTTTCCCCGCCGGCGTCTTCAACATCGTGATGGGCCGCGACCCGGTCGCCATCGGCAACGAGCTGACCCACAGCCCGATCGTCCGCAAGGTCAGCTTCACCGGCTCGACCGAGGTCGGCAAGCTGCTGATGCGGCAGTCGGCCAGCACGGTCAAGAAGGTGTCGCTGGAACTGGGCGGCAACGCCCCCTTCATCGTCTTCGACGACGCCGACCTGGACGAGGCGGTCAAGGGCGCCATGGCGTCGAAGTACCGCAACGCCGGCCAGACCTGCGTCTGCGCCAACCGCCTGCTGGTACAGGCCGGCGTCTATGACGCCTTCGCCGCCAAGCTGGCCGAGGCCGTCAAGGCGCTGAAGGTCGGCAACGGCGCGGAGGCCGGCGTCACCCAGGGTCCGCTGATCAACGCCGATGCCGTCGCCAAGGTGGAAGAGTTGATGGGCGACGCTCTGGAGAAGGGCGCCAAGGTCGCGGTCGGCGGCAAGCGCCACGCGCTGGGCGGCACCTTCTTCGAGCCGACGATCCTGACCGGCATCACCACCGAGATGCGCGTCGCCCGCGAGGAGATCTTCGGCCCGGTCGCCCCGCTGTTCAAGTTCGAGACGGAAGAGGACGCCATCCGCATGGCGAACGACACCGAATTCGGTCTCGCCGCCTATTTCTACAGCCGCGACATCGGCCGCGTCTGGCGCGTGGCGGAAAAGCTGGAATACGGCATCGTCGGCATCAACGAAGGCATCATCTCGACCGAAGTCGCCCCCTTCGGCGGCGTCAAGGAGTCCGGCATCGGCCGCGAAGGCTCCAAGTACGGCCTCGATGATTTCATGGAAGTCAAGTATCTCTGCGTCGGCCTCGGCGCCTGA
- a CDS encoding SLC13 family permease codes for MTFDQMLSFGIIGAVIALLIWDRLRYDLVGMIALLASVAVGIVPAKEAFQGFSDDIVIIVGSALVVSAAIGRSGAVEAAMRPLASRMSTVWAQVVILAGAVTLLSAIVKNIGALAIFMPIALQVARRTGTPVSMLLMPMAFGSLLGGLMTLVGTSPNIIVSRVRAEMTGEPFRMFDFTPVGLVIAVFGVAFLAVGYRLLPKGRAAAAGPAFNIDDYTAEARLPAGSQFVGRTVAELEALGEGEITLAAIVREKYRRYVPSGHWVLYADDILVLEGDTTALAELVKRAGLKMVDEKDLQGVEKGDEIAVVEAVVEQRSAMIGHSIEEVNLRERFGANLLAISRRGRPIRQRLRRVRLQSGDLVVLQGRKASMSDTLAELGCLPLAERDLAIGRTPKRAAAVAVLVLTVVLVATGLVPVAIAFFGAAVAMMAMKVVSLREAYESVEWPILVLLGSLIPVSETLRTTGGSELIAGLLSEASQGMPPVGALAMIMVAAMAVTPFLNNAATVLVMAPIGAALATHLGLRPDAFLMAVAIGAGCDFLTPIGHQCNTLVMGPGGYRFGDYWRLGLPLSIMVVILGTAAITLFWPLVPH; via the coding sequence ATGACCTTTGACCAGATGTTATCGTTCGGCATCATCGGCGCGGTGATCGCGCTGCTGATCTGGGACCGGCTGCGTTACGATCTCGTCGGCATGATTGCCCTGCTCGCCTCGGTGGCGGTGGGGATCGTTCCGGCCAAAGAGGCTTTTCAGGGCTTTTCCGACGACATCGTCATCATCGTCGGCTCCGCCCTCGTGGTCAGCGCCGCCATCGGCCGTTCGGGGGCGGTGGAGGCGGCAATGCGCCCGCTGGCGTCGCGCATGTCGACGGTGTGGGCGCAGGTCGTCATCCTCGCCGGGGCGGTCACGCTGCTCTCGGCCATCGTCAAGAACATCGGCGCTCTCGCCATCTTCATGCCGATCGCCCTGCAGGTGGCGCGGCGTACCGGCACGCCGGTGTCGATGCTGCTGATGCCGATGGCCTTCGGGTCGCTGCTGGGCGGGCTGATGACGCTGGTCGGCACCTCTCCCAACATCATCGTGTCGCGCGTCCGCGCCGAGATGACCGGCGAACCCTTCCGCATGTTCGACTTCACGCCGGTCGGGCTGGTGATCGCGGTGTTCGGCGTCGCCTTCCTCGCGGTCGGCTACCGGCTGCTGCCCAAGGGGCGGGCCGCGGCGGCCGGCCCGGCCTTCAACATCGACGACTACACGGCGGAGGCGAGGCTGCCCGCCGGTTCCCAGTTCGTCGGCCGCACGGTCGCGGAGCTGGAGGCGCTCGGCGAAGGCGAGATCACGCTTGCCGCCATCGTGCGCGAGAAGTACCGCCGCTATGTGCCGTCGGGCCATTGGGTGCTGTATGCCGACGATATCCTGGTGCTGGAGGGCGACACCACGGCGCTGGCCGAACTGGTCAAGCGCGCCGGCCTGAAGATGGTCGATGAAAAGGATCTTCAGGGGGTCGAGAAGGGCGACGAGATCGCCGTGGTCGAGGCGGTGGTGGAACAGCGCTCCGCCATGATCGGCCACAGCATCGAGGAGGTGAACCTGCGCGAGCGCTTCGGCGCCAACCTGCTGGCGATCAGCCGGCGCGGGCGGCCGATTCGCCAGCGGCTGCGCCGTGTCCGCCTGCAGTCGGGCGATCTGGTCGTCCTGCAGGGCCGGAAGGCCTCCATGTCCGACACGCTGGCCGAACTGGGTTGCCTGCCATTGGCCGAGCGCGACCTCGCCATCGGCCGCACGCCCAAGCGCGCGGCGGCGGTCGCCGTTCTCGTGCTGACCGTGGTGCTGGTCGCCACCGGGCTGGTTCCGGTCGCCATCGCCTTCTTCGGGGCGGCGGTGGCGATGATGGCGATGAAGGTGGTCAGCCTGCGCGAGGCCTACGAGTCGGTGGAATGGCCGATCCTGGTCCTGCTCGGCTCCCTGATTCCGGTCAGCGAGACCCTGCGCACCACCGGCGGCAGCGAACTGATCGCCGGTTTGCTGTCGGAGGCGTCGCAGGGAATGCCGCCGGTCGGCGCGCTGGCCATGATCATGGTGGCGGCGATGGCGGTGACGCCTTTCCTGAACAATGCCGCGACCGTGCTGGTGATGGCGCCCATCGGCGCCGCCCTCGCCACCCATCTCGGCCTTCGGCCGGACGCTTTCCTGATGGCGGTGGCCATCGGGGCGGGCTGCGACTTCCTCACCCCCATCGGGCATCAGTGCAACACGCTGGTGATGGGGCCGGGCGGCTACCGCTTCGGCGACTACTGGCGGCTGGGTCTGCCGCTGTCGATCATGGTTGTAATTCTTGGGACGGCTGCCATCACTTTGTTCTGGCCATTGGTGCCGCATTGA
- a CDS encoding CaiB/BaiF CoA transferase family protein: MAGPLSHIRVLELSRVLAGPWSAQTLADLGADVIKVERPGAGDDTRAWGPPWAGDQSAYFLSTNRGKRSITIDFERPEGQELVRKLAAQADVVIENFKVGGLVKYGLDYESLKAVNPRLVYCSITGFGQTGPYRNRAGYDFMIQGMGGLMSITGQPDGEPGGGPVKVGVAVTDIFTGLYATIGIMGALAHRDRTGEGQQVDLALLDVQVAVLANQAMNCLVGGKAPQRLGNAHPNIVPYQAFATRDGHIILAVGNDGQFAKFCAVAGRPELAKDERYATNPARVANRKELVALLEDLIRTRDSQDWLAALEQVGVPCGPINDLTAVFEDPQVKARNIHQDLPHPTQGSVPTVASPIRYSGTPLVHDTAPPTLGQHTDAVLAESLGLSEADIAVLRDRGVI; encoded by the coding sequence TTGGCCGGACCCTTGTCGCACATCCGGGTGCTGGAACTGTCGCGCGTTCTCGCCGGGCCGTGGTCGGCGCAGACGCTGGCCGATCTCGGCGCCGACGTGATCAAGGTGGAACGGCCGGGTGCCGGCGACGATACCCGCGCCTGGGGGCCGCCCTGGGCCGGCGACCAGTCGGCCTATTTCCTGTCGACCAACCGGGGCAAGCGCTCCATCACCATCGACTTCGAACGGCCGGAGGGGCAGGAACTCGTCCGCAAGCTCGCCGCCCAGGCCGACGTCGTCATCGAGAATTTCAAGGTGGGCGGGCTGGTCAAGTACGGCCTCGACTATGAGAGCCTGAAGGCGGTCAACCCGCGTCTGGTCTATTGCTCGATCACCGGCTTCGGCCAGACCGGGCCGTACCGCAACCGCGCCGGCTACGACTTCATGATCCAGGGCATGGGCGGGCTGATGAGCATCACCGGCCAGCCCGACGGCGAGCCGGGCGGCGGACCGGTCAAGGTCGGCGTCGCCGTGACCGACATCTTCACCGGCCTCTACGCCACCATCGGCATCATGGGCGCGCTGGCCCACCGCGACCGCACCGGCGAGGGGCAGCAGGTCGACCTCGCGCTGCTCGACGTGCAGGTGGCGGTGCTGGCGAACCAGGCGATGAACTGTCTGGTCGGCGGCAAGGCGCCGCAGCGGCTCGGCAACGCCCACCCGAACATCGTGCCCTATCAGGCCTTCGCCACCCGCGACGGCCACATCATCCTGGCGGTCGGCAACGACGGCCAGTTCGCCAAGTTCTGCGCGGTCGCCGGCCGTCCCGAACTGGCCAAGGACGAACGCTACGCCACCAACCCGGCCCGCGTCGCCAACCGCAAGGAACTGGTGGCCCTGCTGGAGGATCTGATCCGCACCCGCGACAGCCAGGACTGGCTCGCCGCGCTGGAGCAGGTCGGCGTTCCCTGCGGCCCGATCAACGACCTGACCGCGGTGTTCGAAGACCCGCAGGTGAAGGCCCGCAACATCCACCAGGATCTGCCGCACCCGACCCAGGGCAGCGTGCCGACGGTGGCGAGCCCGATCCGCTACAGCGGCACGCCGCTGGTCCACGACACCGCTCCGCCGACGCTGGGTCAGCACACCGACGCCGTGCTGGCGGAATCGCTCGGCCTGAGCGAGGCCGATATCGCCGTATTGCGGGACAGGGGTGTGATCTGA